From Deinococcus aquaticus, one genomic window encodes:
- a CDS encoding BON domain-containing protein, with the protein MWPFGKSTADRVNDAINEQPRLKDLGLQVQERGGTVTVTGMVPNERYVGLINAVAGGINGVKNVDTSGVTFEQQVAAPAQPAPDAPAATVTTPDLSAADEKLDAEVKEMEDNSRVAKAVLKALRGNVELADDPIDVLQSGKSVILRGVVDNEHEQRLAEKLAREVQGVASVDASGLRVAAGAKELVKEKDTSTGDTVYTVKSGDTLGAIAQKYYGNAAEYKKIAHYNNISNPDLIQVGQKIRIPG; encoded by the coding sequence ATGTGGCCATTTGGAAAGAGCACCGCTGACCGAGTCAACGACGCCATCAACGAGCAGCCCCGCCTGAAGGACCTGGGACTCCAGGTGCAGGAGCGCGGCGGCACCGTCACCGTGACGGGCATGGTCCCCAACGAGCGGTACGTGGGCCTGATCAACGCTGTCGCCGGCGGCATCAACGGCGTGAAGAACGTCGACACCAGCGGCGTGACCTTCGAGCAGCAGGTGGCCGCGCCCGCCCAGCCCGCCCCGGACGCGCCCGCCGCGACCGTCACCACGCCCGACCTGAGCGCCGCTGACGAGAAGCTGGACGCCGAAGTCAAGGAGATGGAAGACAACAGCCGCGTCGCCAAGGCCGTCCTGAAAGCCCTGCGCGGCAACGTGGAACTGGCCGACGATCCCATCGACGTTCTTCAGAGCGGCAAGAGCGTCATCCTGCGCGGCGTGGTGGACAACGAGCACGAGCAGCGCCTCGCCGAGAAGCTGGCCCGTGAAGTGCAGGGCGTCGCCTCCGTGGACGCCAGCGGCCTGCGCGTGGCTGCGGGCGCCAAGGAACTCGTCAAGGAGAAGGACACCAGCACTGGTGACACCGTGTACACCGTGAAGTCTGGTGACACCCTGGGCGCCATTGCGCAGAAGTACTACGGCAACGCCGCCGAGTACAAGAAAATCGCGCACTACAACAACATCAGCAACCCGGACCTGATCCAGGTCGGGCAGAAGATCCGCATTCCCGGCTGA
- a CDS encoding vWA domain-containing protein, whose amino-acid sequence MRRAHLLTSLLLLSPAAAAQDTAPSAAAPGATTSTPSSAGTCALPGGTLPTRTRSVFILDTSGSMRGIGDGRADIFRQVRDSIAAYVQAHQPDEADLLTFDAGLRSRAHFEQPARNPAWTAALGALKADGSNTYLYRSLRDALTPLNASPAQSTAAQPAPAGSTLTTVFVLTDGIDNDETRPAVTARAALDAFRARGPLDRLHYVALGTDIPADARAALQASDYASGLTLPVGTPPTLDAPGLEGGLLTITDPAAAPSPFPDTAPLTLTPDASAPRLRLNDPPVTGGQLKLLNLPDQSGAALLCAPPVTGANHVAPRPRQVLLRLNTQAPLLWLNPGADRTLKAGEDVILRYRTPPGLPLEQATLSGAPGLRAQLHTQPGGRKLAVQLTGDGLSASQSVTPVLSIPGLPPQPLAAVTGAPGGRLPPPPAPATPDPRPPTTGPSAPAGPSRSTLVWLTGLALAAALILGWRARPPAPAPRARTPRPADPTPVEGLEYRDDRTISLVGADGEVSSIPTPLGGPFDLGQMARVPHLSGLRAEQHRDGLRILRIPTDLEVSQGARLLQPGDVVRPGTLLGVAVARRARAPHPTLGSLAGLGLPLALHSRGPVLHVRGPYGEHALRVHAPTTDLGVTLRAPALEGLSVSLSGRDLLLLHAPDTLQLRVAGENTVLTPGTPLPPHAVVDFLS is encoded by the coding sequence GCGTGTTCATCCTGGACACCAGCGGCAGCATGCGCGGCATCGGGGACGGACGCGCCGACATCTTCCGGCAGGTCCGCGACAGCATCGCCGCCTACGTGCAGGCCCACCAGCCGGACGAGGCCGACCTGCTCACCTTCGACGCCGGCCTGCGCAGCCGCGCGCATTTCGAACAGCCTGCCCGTAACCCCGCGTGGACAGCCGCGCTGGGCGCCCTGAAAGCCGACGGCAGCAACACCTACCTGTACCGCAGCCTCCGGGACGCCCTGACCCCCCTGAACGCCAGCCCAGCCCAGTCGACAGCAGCCCAGCCGGCCCCGGCCGGGTCCACCCTGACCACCGTGTTCGTCCTGACCGACGGCATCGACAACGACGAGACCCGCCCCGCCGTGACCGCCCGCGCCGCGCTGGACGCCTTCCGGGCGCGTGGCCCGCTGGACCGCCTGCACTACGTGGCGCTGGGCACCGACATTCCCGCCGACGCCCGCGCCGCCCTGCAGGCCAGCGATTACGCCAGCGGCCTGACCCTCCCGGTCGGCACGCCCCCCACCCTGGACGCCCCCGGCCTGGAAGGCGGCCTGCTGACCATCACCGACCCGGCCGCCGCGCCCAGCCCCTTCCCGGACACGGCGCCCCTGACCCTCACCCCGGACGCCAGCGCTCCACGCCTGCGCCTGAACGACCCGCCCGTGACCGGCGGCCAGCTGAAGCTGCTGAACCTGCCCGACCAGAGCGGCGCGGCCCTGCTGTGCGCCCCGCCCGTGACCGGCGCGAATCACGTGGCCCCCCGGCCCCGGCAGGTGCTGTTGCGCCTGAACACCCAGGCCCCCCTGCTGTGGCTGAACCCCGGCGCGGACCGCACCCTGAAAGCCGGTGAGGACGTGATCCTGCGTTACCGCACGCCCCCCGGCCTGCCTCTGGAACAGGCGACCCTGAGCGGCGCGCCCGGCCTGCGCGCCCAGCTGCACACCCAGCCCGGAGGCCGCAAACTGGCCGTCCAGCTGACCGGCGACGGCCTGAGCGCCAGCCAGAGCGTCACCCCGGTCCTGTCCATCCCGGGCCTGCCGCCGCAACCGCTGGCCGCTGTCACCGGCGCGCCCGGCGGCCGCCTGCCCCCCCCGCCGGCACCCGCCACACCCGACCCCAGGCCACCCACCACGGGGCCGTCCGCTCCCGCCGGACCGTCACGGTCCACGCTGGTCTGGCTGACCGGTCTGGCCCTGGCCGCCGCGCTGATCCTGGGCTGGCGCGCCCGCCCGCCGGCACCCGCCCCGCGCGCCCGCACGCCCCGCCCGGCCGACCCCACGCCCGTCGAGGGCCTCGAGTACCGCGACGACCGCACCATCTCCCTGGTCGGCGCGGACGGCGAGGTCAGCAGCATCCCCACCCCCCTGGGCGGCCCCTTCGACCTGGGGCAGATGGCCCGCGTGCCGCACCTGAGCGGCCTGCGCGCCGAACAGCACCGCGACGGCCTGCGCATCCTGCGCATCCCCACCGACCTGGAAGTCAGCCAGGGTGCCCGCCTCCTGCAACCCGGCGACGTGGTGCGCCCCGGCACGCTGCTGGGCGTGGCCGTCGCCCGCCGCGCCCGCGCCCCCCACCCCACCCTCGGCAGCCTCGCCGGACTGGGCCTCCCGCTGGCCCTGCACAGTCGCGGTCCCGTCCTGCACGTCCGCGGCCCGTACGGCGAGCACGCCCTGCGTGTTCACGCGCCCACCACCGACCTCGGCGTGACCCTGCGCGCCCCGGCCCTGGAAGGCCTGAGCGTCAGCCTCAGCGGCCGCGACCTGCTGCTGCTGCACGCCCCGGACACCCTGCAACTGCGTGTCGCCGGCGAGAACACCGTCCTCACGCCCGGCACGCCCCTGCCCCCGCACGCCGTCGTGGACTTCCTGAGCTGA
- a CDS encoding M1 family metallopeptidase has translation MRPADPPSSLRAYSLRRSRRSRWVRWLLAGQLLTGPLLLPVAAQTAPQLSPAAQVRSVGDTLYPTLGQAGLDAVHYDVHLTVTQPGTRALSGDVNVTLRARRSLPLVSLDFLGPAVTVALWNGQPVPFRQDHAAGKLLILRALPAGQEARVTLRYAGVAGVLPDPVFPFTLGWQAVPDPVNVGGGANFAFSEPDGARTFLPVNDHPSDPATFTVTLTVPPGTTAVASGERVLVTDTPDTPDTPGAHTVTFDQKQPIPTYALAVHLGPLDAVDSPGVPVGAGGTLVARRDYFPPGTTDAVRAPYRRTGEILKALSDWFGPYPFATYGSAVVTARLPALETATLSTMPVTSSSERVIVHETAHQWFGNRVTLRDWSDVWLNEGFATYAELLWTEHQGQDGQVLADAWYATLQRRGTRPLTATTQGEMFDSSAYQRGALALHALRRQAGDDAFRTFLRGYAQGGAAAPSAAPERAAQVVGTDDLLDYTRRTLGEQAARVLRDWVQSSVLPPAP, from the coding sequence GTGCGCCCAGCCGACCCCCCGTCCAGTCTGCGCGCCTACAGTCTGCGCCGGTCACGCCGCTCCCGCTGGGTCCGGTGGCTACTGGCCGGCCAACTGCTGACTGGTCCGCTGCTGCTGCCGGTCGCCGCGCAGACCGCTCCGCAGCTGTCCCCCGCTGCCCAGGTCCGGTCGGTGGGGGACACCCTGTACCCCACGCTGGGGCAGGCGGGCCTGGACGCCGTGCACTACGACGTGCACCTGACCGTCACGCAGCCCGGCACCCGCGCCCTGAGCGGCGACGTGAACGTCACCCTGCGCGCGCGGCGGTCCCTGCCACTGGTCAGCCTGGATTTCCTGGGGCCGGCCGTCACGGTGGCCCTGTGGAACGGCCAGCCCGTTCCGTTCCGGCAGGACCACGCGGCCGGGAAGCTGCTGATCCTGCGCGCCCTGCCTGCCGGTCAGGAGGCCCGCGTGACCCTGCGGTACGCCGGCGTGGCGGGCGTCCTGCCGGACCCGGTCTTTCCGTTCACGCTGGGCTGGCAGGCCGTTCCGGACCCCGTGAACGTGGGGGGCGGCGCGAACTTCGCGTTCAGCGAACCGGACGGCGCGCGCACCTTCCTGCCGGTCAACGATCATCCCTCGGACCCCGCCACGTTCACCGTCACCCTGACCGTCCCGCCCGGCACGACCGCCGTCGCCAGCGGTGAGCGCGTGCTCGTGACCGACACGCCCGACACCCCTGACACGCCCGGCGCGCACACCGTCACCTTCGACCAGAAGCAGCCCATTCCCACCTACGCCCTGGCCGTGCACCTGGGGCCCCTGGACGCCGTGGACAGCCCGGGCGTGCCCGTCGGGGCCGGCGGAACCCTGGTAGCCCGCCGCGACTACTTTCCGCCCGGCACGACCGACGCGGTGCGCGCCCCCTACCGCCGCACCGGCGAGATCCTGAAAGCCCTGAGTGACTGGTTCGGTCCGTACCCGTTCGCCACGTACGGCTCGGCGGTCGTCACGGCTCGCCTGCCGGCTCTGGAAACCGCAACGCTCTCGACCATGCCCGTCACGTCCAGCAGCGAGCGCGTGATCGTGCACGAAACGGCGCACCAGTGGTTCGGGAACAGGGTCACGCTGCGCGACTGGTCCGACGTGTGGCTGAACGAGGGATTCGCCACGTACGCGGAACTCCTGTGGACCGAACACCAGGGCCAGGACGGGCAGGTGCTCGCAGACGCCTGGTACGCCACCCTGCAGCGGCGCGGCACCCGGCCCCTGACCGCCACGACCCAGGGCGAGATGTTCGACAGCAGCGCCTACCAGCGCGGCGCCCTGGCCCTGCACGCCCTGCGGCGACAGGCCGGGGACGACGCCTTCCGCACCTTCCTGCGCGGCTACGCCCAGGGCGGCGCAGCAGCCCCGTCAGCCGCTCCGGAAAGGGCCGCTCAGGTGGTCGGCACCGACGACCTGCTGGACTACACCCGCCGCACCCTGGGAGAGCAGGCTGCGCGGGTCCTGAGGGACTGGGTGCAGAGTTCTGTGCTGCCGCCGGCCCCCTGA
- a CDS encoding ribosome-binding factor A: MKPEQLQSQLTRVLSEAISGLRDPRVPMIVTVERISVTSDYGIARVYVSAMTGDMDDLLDALRGARGHLQRQVADQVKLRRTPTLEFHAVSDTIL, encoded by the coding sequence ATGAAACCCGAACAGCTTCAGTCGCAACTGACGCGCGTCCTCAGCGAGGCCATCTCGGGCCTGCGGGACCCGCGCGTGCCCATGATCGTGACCGTCGAGCGGATCAGCGTGACCAGCGATTACGGCATCGCGCGGGTGTACGTGAGCGCCATGACCGGCGACATGGACGACCTGCTCGACGCGCTGCGCGGCGCACGCGGGCACCTTCAGCGGCAGGTGGCGGATCAGGTGAAACTGCGCCGCACGCCCACCCTGGAATTCCACGCCGTGTCGGACACCATTCTGTGA
- a CDS encoding acyl-CoA thioesterase, with protein sequence MTAPASPPVGPSLNAPTVIRVRYAETDAMGVVHHATYPVWFEVARTDLMNALGLPYREVEARGYYLMLSGLNVEYRRAARYDDTLHVLTRVTSVRSRTLTFTYEVRRGDELLAKGETRHIATDHAYRPARLPDDVLASLSGTPGA encoded by the coding sequence GTGACCGCGCCCGCCAGCCCTCCGGTCGGTCCTTCACTGAACGCGCCGACCGTGATCCGCGTGCGGTACGCCGAGACGGACGCCATGGGCGTCGTGCATCACGCCACGTACCCGGTGTGGTTCGAGGTGGCCCGCACGGACCTGATGAACGCCCTGGGCCTGCCGTACCGTGAGGTCGAGGCGCGCGGCTACTACCTGATGCTCTCGGGTCTGAACGTCGAGTACCGCCGCGCCGCCCGGTACGACGACACGCTGCACGTCCTGACGCGCGTCACGTCCGTGCGCTCACGGACCCTGACCTTCACGTACGAGGTCCGGCGCGGCGACGAACTGCTCGCCAAGGGCGAGACGCGCCACATCGCCACCGATCACGCCTACCGTCCCGCCCGGTTGCCGGACGACGTGCTGGCCTCGCTGTCCGGCACGCCCGGCGCGTGA
- a CDS encoding sensor histidine kinase — translation MMKVMGAVREPGGSRGVRGGPLRDMTDPGTYRAAAYVLLTLPVGALVAVLLTVVVAGGLLTLPVLIGAPALVGAVWLVGALGDVQRWMAGVLGVSFARRLPASYAGVLAWLGAQLASPVTYRTLLFHVVQLPLGLLCWLVLVTLMIVALMGLAAPAWALGSAVPIVWNEWTVQPGPVAVAGLMLVGLGTLIVTAGVLNLMGRMWTRLAAALLPLDAGDEAARREVIALRRAAGRVALGDDLNATLGDLTTQACAASTAARVTLHARDGTLWASSSSDAWADAEAGPVGDVPDTALPQPGEANVLPWPDGGLMAVLPVSLPASAGTLEGVTLRARYRPGVRPGADELAFLLSIADHAGTALHAAQLIERAGARAGEQERARLARELHDSVAQALYGITLGAKTARATLERDPARTLQSLDYTIRLAEGGVSEMKALLFSLRPDALEEGGLIAALTQHAHALEARHGLQVHADLRREPDLAPDVQAAAYRVAQEALHNVVKHARAAQVWVSLVQDGPHVTLTVRDDGRGFDPQAQGRGTLGQRSMRERAAGAGGTLTVQSGADGMAGTTVTLTLPALAPLTLPARGSA, via the coding sequence ATGATGAAGGTCATGGGAGCGGTGCGGGAACCGGGCGGGTCACGCGGGGTGCGTGGCGGCCCCCTGCGTGACATGACCGATCCCGGCACGTACCGCGCGGCGGCGTACGTGCTGCTGACCCTGCCGGTCGGCGCGCTGGTGGCCGTGCTGCTGACGGTGGTCGTGGCGGGCGGCCTGCTGACCCTGCCGGTCCTGATCGGCGCTCCGGCGCTGGTGGGCGCGGTGTGGCTGGTGGGGGCACTGGGGGACGTGCAGAGGTGGATGGCGGGCGTGCTGGGCGTCTCGTTCGCCCGCCGGCTTCCCGCGTCCTACGCTGGCGTGCTGGCGTGGCTGGGCGCGCAACTGGCGTCTCCCGTGACGTACCGGACGCTGCTGTTTCACGTGGTGCAGTTGCCGCTGGGGCTGCTGTGCTGGCTGGTGCTGGTCACGCTGATGATCGTGGCCCTGATGGGACTGGCCGCTCCGGCGTGGGCGCTGGGGTCGGCCGTGCCGATCGTGTGGAACGAGTGGACCGTGCAGCCCGGTCCGGTCGCCGTGGCGGGCCTGATGCTGGTCGGCCTGGGCACGCTGATCGTCACGGCGGGCGTCCTGAACCTGATGGGCCGCATGTGGACGAGGCTGGCCGCGGCCCTGCTGCCGCTGGACGCCGGGGACGAGGCAGCGAGACGTGAGGTGATCGCGCTGCGCCGCGCCGCCGGGCGGGTCGCGCTGGGCGACGACCTGAACGCCACACTGGGCGACCTGACCACCCAGGCCTGCGCGGCCAGCACCGCCGCCCGGGTCACCCTGCACGCCCGGGACGGCACGCTGTGGGCGTCGAGTTCCTCGGATGCCTGGGCGGACGCGGAAGCAGGGCCGGTGGGGGACGTGCCGGACACGGCCCTGCCGCAGCCGGGTGAGGCGAACGTGCTGCCCTGGCCCGACGGGGGCCTGATGGCGGTACTGCCGGTCTCGCTGCCCGCCTCGGCGGGGACGCTGGAGGGCGTCACGCTGCGCGCCCGCTACCGTCCGGGCGTGCGGCCCGGCGCGGACGAACTGGCGTTCCTGCTGAGCATCGCGGACCACGCGGGCACCGCCCTGCACGCCGCGCAACTGATCGAGCGGGCCGGAGCGCGCGCCGGAGAGCAGGAACGCGCCCGGCTGGCCCGCGAACTGCACGACAGTGTCGCGCAGGCGCTGTACGGCATCACGCTGGGGGCCAAGACGGCGCGTGCCACGCTGGAACGCGACCCGGCCCGCACGTTGCAGAGCCTGGATTACACCATCCGGCTCGCGGAGGGCGGCGTGTCCGAGATGAAGGCGCTGCTGTTCAGCCTGCGCCCCGACGCGCTGGAGGAAGGCGGCCTGATCGCGGCTCTCACGCAGCACGCGCACGCCCTGGAAGCCCGGCACGGCCTTCAGGTGCACGCCGATCTGCGCCGCGAACCGGACCTCGCGCCGGACGTGCAGGCCGCCGCATACCGCGTGGCGCAGGAAGCGCTGCACAACGTGGTCAAGCATGCCCGCGCCGCGCAGGTGTGGGTGTCGCTGGTGCAGGACGGACCGCACGTGACCCTGACCGTCCGGGATGACGGGCGCGGCTTCGACCCGCAGGCGCAGGGGCGCGGCACGCTGGGGCAGCGCAGCATGCGGGAGCGCGCCGCCGGGGCGGGCGGCACGCTGACCGTGCAGTCCGGGGCGGACGGCATGGCCGGCACCACCGTCACCTTGACCCTGCCGGCCCTGGCCCCCCTGACCCTGCCCGCTCGGGGAAGCGCGTGA
- a CDS encoding NUDIX domain-containing protein, whose translation MSNLSRTLPIKRAAHVYLIRDGHLLLVEERMDDGSIFYGLPGGKANAGETLGDAAVRQVLYETGLTVTDLMFVSLLEGELLPGTRNECYAIFGRFTATFHGELDPTDPEVVGVKWVPFEQVESLVRYGPPPEVEERNPLIWVPTRDFVRGQPRAYYPI comes from the coding sequence ATGAGTAACCTGTCGCGCACCCTGCCCATCAAGCGCGCCGCGCACGTGTACCTGATCCGCGACGGGCACCTGCTGCTGGTCGAGGAACGCATGGACGACGGCAGCATCTTCTACGGCCTGCCCGGCGGCAAGGCCAACGCCGGCGAGACCCTCGGGGACGCCGCCGTGCGTCAGGTGCTGTACGAGACGGGCCTGACCGTCACGGACCTGATGTTCGTCAGCCTGCTTGAGGGCGAACTGCTGCCCGGCACCCGCAACGAGTGCTACGCCATCTTCGGGCGGTTCACCGCGACCTTCCACGGCGAACTGGACCCCACCGACCCCGAGGTCGTGGGCGTCAAGTGGGTGCCGTTCGAGCAGGTCGAGTCCCTGGTCCGCTACGGCCCGCCGCCCGAGGTCGAGGAACGCAACCCGCTGATCTGGGTGCCCACCCGCGACTTCGTGCGCGGTCAGCCCCGCGCGTACTACCCCATCTAG
- a CDS encoding LysM peptidoglycan-binding domain-containing protein — translation MRRLLLTFLTLGSVTGPIVTGLTLTGVAGAAPSTAPATVTVKSGDTLFLISRRSGVSVNRLRALNGLKGDIIRAGQVLRVTGSASVSAAPAGRHTVSRGDTLSLIARRYGVSVAALKAGNSLRSSVIRPGQVLKLPPQTAAPSRPATSEVRTVYRYVRMAVGDTPTRLAARYRLSVDHLRRLNGLNTARLIVPGQKLLVPARVPVPIPPRPVNSAVTFKRLTPLNIPVQVANVDLRHRNTLIAPVLASPSMAFGSGARVSQLARSSGARVVINGSYFHPQTYAPAGDIVMQGRMLTWGRIPMALAITPDNRATIRASTTPLLGRPLDTTWVGMETVIATGPRILSRGQLLTRYSAAFRDPALFGRAARSAVGLIGNRDLVLVSTQVKLTTTEMGRVMARLGVQDALLLDGGSSTGIAWNGRAVIESVRKVSYGIGVFTDYTGRRYAR, via the coding sequence ATGCGCCGACTTCTCCTGACCTTCCTGACCCTCGGCAGCGTGACTGGCCCGATCGTGACTGGCCTGACCCTGACCGGCGTGGCCGGCGCTGCTCCGTCTACTGCCCCCGCCACTGTCACCGTGAAATCCGGCGACACCCTCTTTCTCATCTCGCGGCGTAGCGGCGTCAGCGTGAACCGGCTGCGCGCCCTGAACGGCCTGAAGGGCGACATCATCCGCGCCGGGCAGGTGCTTCGCGTCACCGGAAGCGCTTCCGTTTCCGCCGCGCCCGCCGGGCGGCACACCGTGAGCAGGGGCGACACCCTGAGCCTGATCGCGCGCCGCTACGGTGTGAGCGTCGCCGCCCTGAAAGCCGGGAACAGCCTGCGCAGCAGCGTCATCCGGCCCGGTCAGGTTCTGAAACTCCCCCCGCAGACCGCCGCGCCGTCCAGACCCGCGACCTCCGAGGTCCGCACCGTGTACCGCTACGTGCGCATGGCCGTCGGCGACACCCCCACCCGGCTGGCCGCCCGCTACCGCCTGAGCGTGGATCACCTGCGCCGCCTGAACGGCCTGAACACCGCCCGGCTGATCGTCCCCGGCCAGAAACTGCTGGTCCCCGCGCGCGTCCCGGTACCCATCCCGCCCCGCCCCGTGAACAGCGCCGTGACCTTCAAACGCCTGACGCCCCTGAACATCCCCGTTCAGGTCGCAAATGTGGACCTGCGGCACCGGAACACCCTGATCGCCCCGGTGCTCGCCAGTCCCAGCATGGCGTTCGGCAGCGGCGCGCGCGTCAGCCAGCTGGCCCGCAGCAGCGGCGCGCGCGTCGTCATCAACGGCAGTTACTTTCACCCGCAGACGTACGCGCCCGCCGGGGACATCGTCATGCAGGGCCGCATGCTCACCTGGGGCCGCATTCCCATGGCGCTGGCCATCACGCCCGACAACCGCGCCACCATCCGCGCCAGCACCACCCCGCTTCTGGGCCGCCCGCTGGATACCACCTGGGTCGGCATGGAAACCGTGATCGCCACCGGCCCCCGCATTCTCAGCCGTGGGCAACTCCTGACCCGCTACAGCGCCGCCTTCCGCGACCCGGCCCTGTTCGGCCGCGCGGCCCGCAGCGCCGTCGGCCTGATCGGCAACCGCGACCTCGTGCTGGTCAGCACCCAGGTGAAACTCACGACCACCGAGATGGGCCGCGTCATGGCCCGCCTGGGCGTGCAGGACGCCCTGCTGCTCGACGGAGGCAGCTCGACCGGCATCGCCTGGAACGGACGGGCCGTGATTGAAAGCGTCCGCAAGGTCAGTTACGGCATCGGCGTGTTCACGGACTACACCGGCCGCCGCTACGCCCGCTGA